A stretch of the Pongo pygmaeus isolate AG05252 chromosome 16, NHGRI_mPonPyg2-v2.0_pri, whole genome shotgun sequence genome encodes the following:
- the TMCO5A gene encoding transmembrane and coiled-coil domain-containing protein 5A isoform X2, whose protein sequence is MPPERARSEKMEILRLAQSKRNIISLNMDLERDMQRIDEANQKLLLKIQEREDKIQRLESETIQMGDLVEDEEWEKENHTTMERERALQELEEETARLERKNKTLVHSITELQQKLTRKSQKITNCEQSSPDGALQETKVMKEYAFVTQLCEDQALYIKKYQETLKKIEEELEARFLEREVSKLVSMNPVGKEHTSQNNKGTPTQKTATLFSKKIFCCLFFITLFFIRLLSYMFFHVRFINPDLLVNVLPKVLSRSTLWKLRCFFFPSLTLETEDMLPH, encoded by the exons ATGCCCCCAGAGAGAGCAAG GTCGGAGAAAATGGAAATCTTAAGATTGGCTCAGTCAAAAAGAAACATTATCAGTTTGAACATGGACCTTGAAAGGGATATGCAGAGAATAGATGAAGCAAATCAGAAACTTCTTCTCAAAATCCAAGAGAGAGAAGATAAGATTCAGAG gctggaaagTGAAACCATTCAGATGGGGGACCTGGTGGAAGATGAAGAGTGGGAGAAGGAGAACCACACCACGATGGAAAGGGAAAGAGCTTTGCAGGAGCTGGAGGAAGAAACAGCCAGACTC GAAAGGAAGAATAAGACGTTGGTCCACAGTATAACAGAACTTCAACAAAAG CTTACAAGGAAATCACAAAAGATAACCAATTGTGAACAAAGCAGTCCAGATGGAGCCCTACAAGAGACAAag GTAATGAAGGAATATGCATTTGTGACCCAGCTCTGTGAAGATCAAGCCCTCTACATAAAG AAGTACCAGGAAACgttgaagaaaatagaagaagaacTAGAGGCTCGGTTCCTTGAGAGAGAAGT ATCAAAACTCGTGAGCATGAACCCTGTGGGAAAAGAGCATACCAGCCAAAATAATAAG GGTACTCCTACCCAAAAGACAGCAACATTATTCagtaaaaa GATTTTTTGCTGTCTCTTTTTCATCACTCTATTTTTCATCAGACTGCTGAGCTACATGTTTTTTCATGTAAGATTCATAAATCCAGATCTCCTCGTCAATGTACTGCCCAAGGTACTGAGCAGGAGCACCTTGTGGAAGCTCAGATGCTTCTTCTTTCCATCTCTCACACTTGAGACAGAGGACATGTTACCCCACTGA
- the TMCO5A gene encoding transmembrane and coiled-coil domain-containing protein 5A isoform X1 yields the protein MPPERARSEKMEILRLAQSKRNIISLNMDLERDMQRIDEANQKLLLKIQEREDKIQRLESETIQMGDLVEDEEWEKENHTTMERERALQELEEETARLERKNKTLVHSITELQQKLTRKSQKITNCEQSSPDGALQETKAKLQQLEASYARQEKELLKVMKEYAFVTQLCEDQALYIKKYQETLKKIEEELEARFLEREVSKLVSMNPVGKEHTSQNNKGTPTQKTATLFSKKIFCCLFFITLFFIRLLSYMFFHVRFINPDLLVNVLPKVLSRSTLWKLRCFFFPSLTLETEDMLPH from the exons ATGCCCCCAGAGAGAGCAAG GTCGGAGAAAATGGAAATCTTAAGATTGGCTCAGTCAAAAAGAAACATTATCAGTTTGAACATGGACCTTGAAAGGGATATGCAGAGAATAGATGAAGCAAATCAGAAACTTCTTCTCAAAATCCAAGAGAGAGAAGATAAGATTCAGAG gctggaaagTGAAACCATTCAGATGGGGGACCTGGTGGAAGATGAAGAGTGGGAGAAGGAGAACCACACCACGATGGAAAGGGAAAGAGCTTTGCAGGAGCTGGAGGAAGAAACAGCCAGACTC GAAAGGAAGAATAAGACGTTGGTCCACAGTATAACAGAACTTCAACAAAAG CTTACAAGGAAATCACAAAAGATAACCAATTGTGAACAAAGCAGTCCAGATGGAGCCCTACAAGAGACAAag GCTAAGTTACAACAGCTGGAAGCTTCCTATGCACGCCAAGAGAAGGAGCTGCTCAAG GTAATGAAGGAATATGCATTTGTGACCCAGCTCTGTGAAGATCAAGCCCTCTACATAAAG AAGTACCAGGAAACgttgaagaaaatagaagaagaacTAGAGGCTCGGTTCCTTGAGAGAGAAGT ATCAAAACTCGTGAGCATGAACCCTGTGGGAAAAGAGCATACCAGCCAAAATAATAAG GGTACTCCTACCCAAAAGACAGCAACATTATTCagtaaaaa GATTTTTTGCTGTCTCTTTTTCATCACTCTATTTTTCATCAGACTGCTGAGCTACATGTTTTTTCATGTAAGATTCATAAATCCAGATCTCCTCGTCAATGTACTGCCCAAGGTACTGAGCAGGAGCACCTTGTGGAAGCTCAGATGCTTCTTCTTTCCATCTCTCACACTTGAGACAGAGGACATGTTACCCCACTGA
- the TMCO5A gene encoding transmembrane and coiled-coil domain-containing protein 5A isoform X3, translating into MPPERARSEKMEILRLAQSKRNIISLNMDLERDMQRIDEANQKLLLKIQEREDKIQRLESETIQMGDLVEDEEWEKENHTTMERERALQELEEETARLERKNKTLVHSITELQQKLTRKSQKITNCEQSSPDGALQETKAKLQQLEASYARQEKELLKVMKEYAFVTQLCEDQALYIKKYQETLKKIEEELEARFLEREVSKLVSMNPVGKEHTSQNNKGTPTQKTATLFSKK; encoded by the exons ATGCCCCCAGAGAGAGCAAG GTCGGAGAAAATGGAAATCTTAAGATTGGCTCAGTCAAAAAGAAACATTATCAGTTTGAACATGGACCTTGAAAGGGATATGCAGAGAATAGATGAAGCAAATCAGAAACTTCTTCTCAAAATCCAAGAGAGAGAAGATAAGATTCAGAG gctggaaagTGAAACCATTCAGATGGGGGACCTGGTGGAAGATGAAGAGTGGGAGAAGGAGAACCACACCACGATGGAAAGGGAAAGAGCTTTGCAGGAGCTGGAGGAAGAAACAGCCAGACTC GAAAGGAAGAATAAGACGTTGGTCCACAGTATAACAGAACTTCAACAAAAG CTTACAAGGAAATCACAAAAGATAACCAATTGTGAACAAAGCAGTCCAGATGGAGCCCTACAAGAGACAAag GCTAAGTTACAACAGCTGGAAGCTTCCTATGCACGCCAAGAGAAGGAGCTGCTCAAG GTAATGAAGGAATATGCATTTGTGACCCAGCTCTGTGAAGATCAAGCCCTCTACATAAAG AAGTACCAGGAAACgttgaagaaaatagaagaagaacTAGAGGCTCGGTTCCTTGAGAGAGAAGT ATCAAAACTCGTGAGCATGAACCCTGTGGGAAAAGAGCATACCAGCCAAAATAATAAG GGTACTCCTACCCAAAAGACAGCAACATTATTCagtaaaaa ATAA